Proteins found in one Drosophila innubila isolate TH190305 chromosome X, UK_Dinn_1.0, whole genome shotgun sequence genomic segment:
- the LOC117786953 gene encoding microfibril-associated glycoprotein 4-like isoform X2: MLQNIICIFLMLSAFTFLSDATTLPPSNETNVRAGQGKMINDLAKDSESQLIRADIQFIKAMMEQQTKDINVVVSDNQCRAETEKQKKDIIDREKEIRSLKADILTLRTELQQKNKDLIDKETNILTLNAELENQRKSVLAKESNIQLLKNENQLLRTEEERNRKLLQPHNCTEAKSSGINEILLPKFSSQPFKVACDAETQGGGWTIILRRIDGSVNFHRNWTEYNNGFGDLNGEFFIGLDKIHEMTAERNQELLVLLEDFEGNKTFEKYDEFAIGNEDQQYELHTLGKASGTAGNSLLYHHGSKFSTFDRDIDGESDIHCAEQSTGGWWYRSNYYCQSCKLTGTYGNNDYDEGVTWDEFRGPEYSLKKAVMMIRPRK, translated from the exons agaGCTGGACAGGGAAAGATGATAAATGATCTTGCTAAGGACTCTGAATCTCAACTTATCCGAGCGGATATCCAATTTATTAAAGCGATGATGGAACAGCAAACGAAGGATATAAATGTTGTGGTATCGGATAATCAATGTAGAGCGGAGAccgaaaaacagaaaaaagatATAATTGATAGGGAAAAAGAAATTCGATCACTGAAAGCGGATATCCTAACTCTGAGAACGGAGttgcagcaaaaaaataaagatttaattGATAAGGAAACGAATATTCTgactttaaatgcagagttgGAAAACCAAAGGAAAAGTGTACTTGCCAAGGAGTCTAATATccaattgcttaaaaatgaaaatcaacttCTTAGAACGGAGGAGGAGCGTAATAGAAAGTTACTTCAACCACACAATTGTACAGAAGCCAAGTCTAGTGGGATTAATGAAATACTCCTCCCCAAATTTAGTAGTCAACCTTTTAAAGTTGCCTGCGATGCGGAAACCCAAGGAGGAGGTTGGACCATTATCCTGAGAAGGATAGATGGCAGTGTTAATTTTCATCGAAACTGGACGGAATATAACAATGGATTTGGTGATCTGAATGGCGAGTTCTTCATTGGCTTGGACAAGATTCATGAAATGACGGCAGAAAGAAATCAAGAATTACTTGTTCTTCTCGAGGACTTCGAGGGCAATAAAACGTTTGAGAAATACGATGAATTCGCAATTGGAAACGAGGATCAACAATATGAATTACACACTTTGGGCAAAGCCAGTGGAACTGCAGGTAATTCACTCTTATATCATCATGGCAGCAAATTTTCTACATTCGATCGGGATATTGATGGTGAATCGGATATACACTGCGCCGAACAAAGTACTGGCGGCTGGTGGTACCGTTCCAACTATTATTGTCAATCCTG CAAATTGACGGGAACCTACGGAAACAACGATTATGACGAAGGCGTCACTTGGGACGAATTTCGGGGACCTGAATACTCCTTGAAGAAGGCCGTTATGATGATTCGGCCAAGAAAGTGA